ACCCTTCGCGGATCAATATTCAGCTCGTTCCCTTGCATAATATGATTATCGATCAGTGCAGAGAGCGCATTATGTGCTGTCGTAATCGCATGAATATCTCCTGTAAAGTGGAGATTAATATCTTCCATCGGCACCACTTGCGAATAACCACCACCTGCTGCTCCCCCTTTTATACCCATACTTGGGCCCAAAGAAGGTTCCCGCAAAGCAATGATCGCTTTTTTCCCAATTCGTTGAAATGCTTGACCTAAACCTACTGTAACCGTGGATTTTCCTTCACCTGCAGGTGTTGGATTAATTGCTGTAACAAGGATCAACTTACCATCTTCTTTATCTTTTAAGCGATTTAATAACTGAAGCGATACCTTTGCCTTATATTTCCCATAAAGTTCTAGCTCATCCTCAAAGATACCTAGTTGTTCCGCAATTTCTTGAATGGGTTTCATCTGTGCCTTTTGTGCAATTTCAATATCGCTTAGCATCGTTTTTTTGGTCATCATATCGCCCCTTTTTCTCTTATTCCTTTTTTATATCTAGTTAAGAACAAAAATTTCGATTCTATTTTTAGTATAACATTTCATGAAGCATTTCGATGAATGAATGTTCACAAAAAAAAAAAAGAAGTAGTTATTACTACTCCCTTATTTTATACCTATTCGTCTTTCTTTTCATCTTGGTTAGCTTGGTCATTAGGCTGTACTTCTTGATCTTGGCGATTCTCTTTTCCTTGAATCTGGATTTTAATCTCTCGATTTATCTTTTCGTCCGCTAATTTACCATTCTCAATTAACTGTCTAATTTCGTCAGCATCCAAGGTTTCTTTTACCATTAATGTTTGAGCAACCAATTCTAATTCATCACGATGTGCCTGTAAAACTTCTTTACAACGCTTATAGCTCTCATCAATAATTCTTTTAATTTCCATATCAATTTCGTATGCAATTTTATCACTATAGTTTGGCTCTCGATTAAAGTCTCTACCTAAAAATACCTGTCCTTGACCATGGCCAAACTGCATCGGGCCTAATTTTTCACTCATTCCAAATTCCGTAACCATCCGTCTCGCAATACCTGTTGCTCGTTCAAAGTCATTATGAGCACCCGTACTTACTTCACCTAGTACGATTTCTTCTGCCACACGACCACCTAACAAACCAACAATCTTATCTAATAATTCAGGCTTTGTCATAAAATAACGATCTTCTTTAGGTAACATTACCGTATATCCACCTGCACTACCTCTAGGTACAACGGTGACTTTATGAACCTGATCAGCATGCTCTAAATGATATCCAACAATGGTATGCCCAGCTTCATGATAGGCTACAATCCGTTTTTCTTTATCACTAATCATTCGGCTCTTTTTCTCTGGTCCCGCAATTACCCGATCAATCGCTTCATCCACTTCTTGCATCGTGATATTCTTTCGACCTTTTCTTGCAGCTAAGAGAGCAGCTTCATTTAGTACATTCTCTAAATCCGCACCAGTAAATCCTGGTGTTCTTCTAGCTAACACATCTAATTTCAAATCATCAGCAAGTGGTTTATTTCGTGCATGTACTTTCAGTATCTCTTCCCGTCCTTTTACATCAGGACGATCTACCGTAATTTGACGATCGAAACGACCTGGTCTAAGGAGTGCTGGGTCTAAAATATCTGGTCGGTTTGTGGCTGCGATAATAATAATACCTTCATTCGCACCAAAACCGTCCATTTCAACTAATAATTGGTTTAGAGTTTGTTCTCTTTCATCATGGCCACCACCTAAACCAGCACCACGTTGACGACCTACGGCATCGATCTCATCGATAAAGATAATACAAGGGGAATTTTTTTTAGCATTATCAAAAAGGTCACGAACCCTCGATGCTCCAACACCCACAAACATCTCAACAAAATCTGAACCGCTAATACTAAAAAATGGTACGTTTGCTTCACCAGCAACAGCTCTAGCCAACAAGGTTTTCCCTGTTCCAGGAGGTCCAACTAATAATACACCTTTAGGAATTCTAGCCCCTAAGCTCGCAAATTTCCGAGGATCTTGTAAATACTCAACGATTTCTTCAAGCTCTGCTTTTTCTTCATCAGCCCCTGCGACATCATTAAATGTTACCTTTTTCTTTTCTTCATTATATAATCGGGCACGGCTTTTACCAAAGTTCATCACTTTGCTTCCGCCACCCTGGGCTTGATTTAATAAGAAAAAGAAAAGAACAAATATAAGAATAAACGGAATAATAGACGTTAAAAAGGTGATCCAAATCGAATCCTTTTTTGGTTCTAAAAAGCGTAACTCTTTAACCGGTGCCTTTGTTAAGGTATTTAGAAATCCTTCACTAAAAGGAACATTGGTATAAAATTCTTTTTTATTGGTCGGTGTAGTATCTGCATATACCCCTTCAATCCGAAAAGTTAAACCATCTGGACGCGCGGTGATTTGGCTATATTTACCTTCCATTAATTCTTTCTGAAATTGTGTAAATGGAATTTGTTCAGTTTTTATGCCTGGTTTTGTTATAAAACTGACAATTCCAACAGTTAGTAATAATATTAGCAAATAAAATCCTGTATTTCTTAAAAAACGATTCAATCTCTTGCCTCCTCTCACGGGCACTTATTATATTTTACCATAGTAAAAAAATTACTCAAATAGAAGGGGCTATTTTTGATACACTTCTGGTTTTAAAACTCCAATGAAAGGAAGATTCCGGTATTCTTCTGCATAATCTAAGCCATAACCAACAACAAATTCGTCAGGAATAACAAAACCGCTTAAATCCGGTTTTAAATCCACTTTACGACGATGGGGTTTATCCAATAGAGTAACAATCTTAATTGATTTCACATTCCTTCTATTTAATAAATCGACTAAATAACTTAATGTAAGTCCACTATCAATGATATCCTCAACAATTATGAGGTCACGTCCTTCTACCGTACGATCTAAATCTTTTAGAATACGAACGACTCCAGAGGATTCAGTAGAAGCGCCATAGCTAGAAACAGCCATAAAGTCAACTTCAAGTGGAATATTCATCTTACGAATTAAATCTGACATAAATAAAATGGCACCTTTTAGAACACATACCATTAATGGTTTTGTATCCTTATATTCTTCGCTTAAAATCGCTCCTAATTCAGTGATTTTTTGATCCAGTTCTTCCTTTGAAATCAGTATTTCTTTGATGTCATTTTCCATAAACATCCTCCTATAAAATCTTATGTTTCAAAAATTGGCTTATTCCAAGCTAGAGATCTTCCAACTGTATATAAAGAAATGACTCCGTATTTTCCGAGATTCGTTTTAGGTTTGACCGTTTAATTCCTGGAATCCAAAGAATTTGGCCATCTGCTTCAATAATTGGTTGCTTGTCTCGCCATTCCTTTGGAATTTTCTGATCAATAAAAATATCTTTTACCTTTTTACTTCCATTCATCCCTTTGATTTGCATACGGTCACCATGTCGTCTACTCCGAACCGTTATTTTTTTTTCTTTCATGAGATGGAAATCAAAAACGTCCCAAACCCCACTAGGATCGTTTCTTTTTTCCGAAACATAAGCTCTTATTCGTTTTTTAATATGAGGTAATTCCAAAACGCCTGGTATTGACATCTCAAATACATAAGGAGTATGTTTCAACTCCTTTATTGTTTTCAATATAATTTTGTCATACTCTCGATAAACCCGAAGATTCGGTAAATCAAGCGATTTTGATGGATGTGACTGACTGATCAAAAATAATATTTTTTCTATGTGAGAAAAGGTAAATTCTTCTTTTAAATTCAGATAACTTAATATTAGATGAATTACCCGCCTTTGTAAAGCAATGTCTAAGTTTTGCAAATAGAATACATTCAAGATATAGGTATCCTTCTCTTTTTCGATCAGACTTTTGTTAAGTTCATTAGTAGCTACCTTTTGCATGTAATCATCTTCAGCTTGATTCAATTTTGCGATTTGACTTAAATGGTTAATGAGTTTTCTATTATACTTTTGTAAATAAGGAATAATGTTTAAACGAATTTCGTTACGAAAATATTTTGTTGAGAAGTTGCTTTGATCAACACGATAAGGGATAGACCATTCCTTTATATACTGGTCAATCTCCTCTCTTGTAATGTCTAACAACGGGCGAATAATCGACAATCCTTCGAATTCCCTTACATAAGGGATACCTGATAACCCATGTGGACCAGTACCTCGGATCAACCTCATCATTAATGTCTCTGCTTGGTCGTTAGCATGATGACCTAATGCTAGATATCCAGCATTCCACTCCTTTGCCGTTTCAAGATAAAATTGATAACGAATTTTCCTTGCTGCCTCTTGGGCCCCTAACTTCTTCTCCTTCATATAAAGAGGCACATTATATTCTTTAATAACGGCGGGTATTCCCATTTTGTTGCACTGATCTCGAACAAACTCAGCATCTAGATTCGCTTCAATCCCCCGAAATTGATGATTTAAATGAGCAACAACAAGCGGATTGGAAACCAAATTTGTTAAAATGTGTAATAAGGCCATCGAGTCAGGTCCACCAGATACACCGATAATAATTGGGCGATCATCTGAAATCATGTTATAAGATTTGATCGTCGCTTTGACTCTGTTTAACATGAATCTGGTCATTCCTTTTTTTAGTCTGTGATATTACTCCAGAAATAATAAGTCCGAAAGCAATCGCTCCAGATATTAGTAATGTCTTCGTAGCCAATTTAATAGCAATTGAGTATTCATTCTCCACAAAGTTACGCATAGTTTCGTACGCCGGCCCTCCCGGAACCAATGGAATGATTCCTGCAATACTAAATACAGTAACTGGCATTTTTTTTATCCTTGCAAGCAATTGACTTATGATTGCAACGAATAAAGTTGAAATCAGAGTTGCCGCCATAATATCGTATCCATAATTTACACTTAATATCGAATATAGCACCCAACCAAACATTCCAATGATTCCACCACTAATTAACGCCTTTTTCGGAACATTAAAGATGATTCCAAAAGCAATCGTTGAAAAAAAACCGGTCGCTAATAATTTAAGATAGTAGGACATCGTCATCATCCTTCAGACTTTTTTAACGGAAAAAAACAAGAATAACTGCTATTCCTGTACCGATTGCTAATGCAGTTAAAAGAGCTTCTGCTCCTCTAGCTAGTCCAGAAACAAGATCACCAGCCATTAAATCGCGTACGGCATTTGTGATTAGAACCCCAGGAACTAAAGGCATAATCGATCCGATAATGATCTTATCCAAATTGGTTCCAAAACCCATTTTTGTTGAAACGGAAACGATCAGACCAATCAGAAAAGCGGTTACGATTTCAGCAAAAAATTTCACTTTGGCGATATCGTGAAGCAGTACAAAAATAATGAAGCCAATACCTCCCGCAATAATAGCGGGAAAAGAGTCTTTCCAATCCCCACCAAACATTAAAACGAACAAACCGCTAGATATAGCCGCAGCCAACGTTTTTAACCACATCGGATAAAGGGGGTTCAATTGTTCGATCTCACGTAACTTTTCATAGGCTTCATCGATCGTCATTAGACCGTCACTAATTTTGCGGGAAATATCATTGACAAGAACAACTTTATTTAAATCAATCGATCGTAGATGAATCCGAATAAACTTTGTTTTCTGTTGGTTTTCTTCTTGAAGAGTTAAGAAGATTCCAGTAGGCGTTACATAGCTGGAAGCTTCTCCTTCAAGGAAGGATTGAGCAATACGAAGCATGGTGTCTTCAACCCGATATGTTTCCCCACCATTCGCTAACATCAGTTTACCTGCTAACAAACAGACTTCCATTACTTTAGAAATATCCTCTTTCAAACGGCGCCCCCCAAACTACCCTAATTCTAGGAGAAAATAAATGGAAACGGCGAAGAACAAAAGAGATAAGGAGAATAACCATTCGACCCACTTCCATTTTCTTTCTTCTAATGACTGAGTATGACGTAACATTGGTTCAACTTGAAGAATGGCTTGTTCTACTGTGATTATTTCTCCATCGATAATTTTTTTTAGTATAGGTATTACTCGTCTTAGCTTTTTAATCTTTGGTATTATATCACAAACCTCGTTTATATTTCGAGAATGACGAAAAATTTGCAATAATTTATTTTTTCCTAATCCTAATTGGATAAAAATCATGGTTGCAGAAAACAGGTCATAATGGGAATCTGCCAATCGATGCCCTTTTCGCCAACTTCCTCGATCATAGATTTCTGTATATTGACGAATCCCTTCAAAAAATACAGTTACACCACCATAATCGACAAAAGATATTTCCCCACTAAAAGGATCTACTAATAAATGTTCTGGTTTTAAATCACCACAAGCAAAACGTTGACAATGGAACTTTTGTAACATTTTTAACAAACGATAAAAAGTATAGGTATAAACCACTTCATTTTTCCCATATAGAAACTGTTCCAATGGTAACCCTCTTTTATAGGTCATCACATAAAAAGGGAAAATTTCAGCTTCTTGGTTTTCATAATCATCGATATCAAATAAGGAAAACCCAAGGCTTAGTCCTTGGGCTTCATTTAAACGTTGAATCATTTGAATCTCATAACTAAAGGTAACCGTGTCCAAAACTATTTTCATAGCATATTGTCTACCTTGTGACTCAACTAAATATACTTGACCATTTTCCCCTAAACCAAGGAGGCTAATTACCCGATATTGCTTTCCGTTCCATTTCCCCTTAATGAGTGATCCAGCTTTAAAATCGTTAGATTTATCTCGTTTAGATAATAAATTCATCTAATACTCCTCTTTGTCTTTGATCAATATTTTTCATAAATGGGAGCATATATTCTAAACTCGTTAATAAGGCTGGACCTGTTGGCGTATTTCCATTAGGAATGAGCTTAGAAATAATCGGGTTTATTTTTGAAATCTCCGTTGTCCAAGGTAAGACAATATCAACGATATTTTCGATTCCAGGGAAAAAGGCGATGGCAATTTGACTATCGCCTGCTCTTGAATGGATGCTTAACTGAAAATCATAAATGGCTTCTTTTAATTTTTCCATTTTTCTTGACATGCTTGCGCTACGATCGACTAATAGTAAAATTTTTAAATGACTATATTCGGAGAGCTGATCGATGATTTTCCCAACCTCTATCCGTTCATTTGGGGGAAGGGAATCATAAGAGCGGTGCTGGAGAATTTGCATCAATTGCTGATTGATCACTTGTTGTATCGTATAATTCATCGTTTTTTTCGTAAAAAGCTCTATCGTCTTTGCGACTTGTTCGACTTGAACAATTTGGCTATAACCACCGCCTGCTTTTGCTATTGCTTCAATTTCTGTTATCCCTTGAACCCCCGTTTTTTGATCATCCGTGATTCCAATGACATGAATAATGACCCCATCTTTATAAGCAATTTTTGCTGCTTCAATAGGTGATATTCCCGAATTCGAATACCCATCCGTAATTAAAATAATTTGTTGAAAAGTAAGCTGCTTTCTCATTCTTTTCCTTTCCCCCCAATCGTTTTATTACATTCATTTCCAGATGGAGGGAAAGATATACTTTTTTCTATTGAATCATTTTTTCTCGTTCAATTCGTTTTATTCCAGGAATCTTAATTGTCGCCCACTCCGGTTTGTACGTATCAATTTTTGATACAACAACAGTCATATCATCAACAATGCCTCCTTGTAAAGATCGGATGACTTTTTCTATTAGCAGGTCAGCAAATTCTTGCGGGACATCCGTCTCGATTTCCTGAATCATTCGTTTCATCCATAATTCCTTATTTACAGCATGATTTGCCGAATCATAAATACCATCCGTCATCATGATCAAGAGATCTCCTGGCTTTAAATCTTGTCCAACACTATCAATATCAATATCTTCCATAATACCAACAGGTAAGTTATTGGCTGATACCATGATGACTTCATCACCACGTTTGATAAAACTTGGCGTAGATCCAACTTTTAAGAATTTGGTATATCCATTGAATAAATCAATAATGGCTAAATCAACCGTAGAGAAAATTTCCTCTTGAGAACGCAATAATAACACAGAATTAATCGTTTTAATCGCTAGTGTTTCATCGATCCCAGATTGTAATAGTTGTTGTAAGAGTTCTAATGTTGCTTTACTCTCCGTTTGGGCACGTTCACCATTTCCCATTCCATCACTTAATGCTACAGCAAATTTACCATTCCCAATTTCAATCGTACTAAAACTATCACCCGATAACCAAGAGCCGCCTTTCGCCACACCGGCAAATCCTGTATCCACTTCATAGTTTTTCGCTGAACGTAAATACATCCTACATGTTCCATCACTACTAAATTGGCAATCTTTATTGCTAACAACAATGTTTTCATTCAATACTTCAGAAATCAGTGGAGCAATCACCTTCGCGCACTCATCCCTACCATTACAATTCGGTTGACTCACCTCCATTTCTACATTTCCTTCATCCAGATTGACTATGTTGACATGGCGAATCGATAGCCCTAGCTGCTCCAAAGATTGATAGATTTGTTTCTCTTGAACACTTAGTTCCATTCCCTCCTTTTTAATTTCCTCTGCTAAATCCTTCATCACTTGTGAAACCCCATATAATTGATATGCAACCAATTGTCTACTTTCCTCTAATTGGTTTTTCCAATAAAGGTCATTTCCGTATTCTTCATAGATTCGATTTAATTCTGCTGTTGTTTTATCGTATTTGACACAATGATTTACCCATTCGACGGGAATATCCTTCTTTGCTAATTTACCCTTTAATTCAATATGGGTCATTACATCTGTCATAATTTTATAAGTCTTAAAGAATTCTTCATTCCAACATTTATTCTTCTTAAAACAATTTTGGCATTGCTTAGAGGCGACTTGACTCATAAAATGATCTAATTGTTCCGTTTCATCAATTTTTGGATTTGCCGAGATTTCTCGAAAACTATTCGCTAGTTGAGTAAACATTTTGGCATATTGTTCAATCTTGCTAGAAGTGATATTACGAATTTTTGCAACATATTCTTGATAATGATTTTGAAATTCAACGGTACCAGGGATAAATTTAGCAATATTTTTAATGAGCGTTTTTGGTGTAAAAATGAGAAGCAAGATCGCTACAGTCGATTCTCCAAAAGAAATCCAAATTTCACTCTGGTTTCCTAAATAAATGGATAAAATAGTAGTACCTAATATAAGTCCAAAAGCAACACCTAATTTATTGGCGTGTTTTAATAACCCTGCTAATAAACCTGAAAAGGCAAGTAAACTAATCTGGTAAATGGCATTCGGGTTAGATAAGCTCAAAATTAAACCCGTCACCACACCAACAGCTGAACCGATCGAACCACCCCCTACTAGGGCAAATAAGAGAATAAAATACCTAGAAGCAATATGTTCAATCGAAAAGTTTTGAACATGCCAACCTAGTGTACCTGTCATCACAGAAGCTAATAAAATAATTAAGGCGATTACTTCTTCCTGCTCTAATGAAACTTGCTCCCGATGATAAATGATGATCGGCATGGCTTGGACAAAGATCAATGTCAAAACAAAACCTAGTACAGATTCAATTCCCGCCAAAAAGTAGTCATAAATCTGGGAGCTATGATCATATAAATGGACTAGTACTTGCGGTAATAATATTGCCACGAAAGTAAGAAATGGCGTATAAGAAAGATCCGTCTTCCCTTTTGTGTCAAGCCATTTTTGTGTAAAAAAGAATATAATCATCCCAGCAAAGATTAAAGCCGCTTGATTATGTACGGCTAAATTAGCACCCAATAATATCGCAAGACTAATAAATAGAAGTTTTTCTCGTTTTAAATGGTACATGACAGCAAAGAAAGGAATCCCAAATGGGGATAATTCATTTAAAATCATTGCCCGGCCTAATAGAAAACCCATCATGATATAACCGATCTCCCATTTTCTAAACAAAAGATGAAATAATTGATTCAACTTTTGTTGAAATGATGATAAGATCCAATCCATAAACCAAGTAACTATTTCCGTTCGCAACGCTAACCCACTCTTTACATTAAGTTTTTCTAACATGAACGACACCACCTAAATCTCTTATTTGTGCCATTCATTATAAACAAATCGAATTATAAAATTTGTCAAAATTAGGATGTGAAAGATAAGTTTTTTCCGACAAATTCTTTCAGTACGACAAAATTGGAGTTTCATTTGGAAAAAGTCTTTACGATTATTGGTATAAAATTTGTCGATTTAATGAGAAACTTTTCTTATTCCGACAAAACTTTCAGAAAACAATTAAATTCTATCTTTGAAATATCCTATAGAAGAAAAAAATAATATACTTTTCTAAAAAATAGGCTTGTATGTTCTAACGCTGCTCCTAACCTTACGGCTTTCCTTGAATAAACGGTAAGTGGTAAAACTCGCTCGCTAAAGCACCCATATGGCACAAGTCACGCTATGCAACTAAAGTTGCAAGTCGTGCTATGTCGCAGCTTATAGAACATACAAACCATAATAAAAAAACACGTCTTCTTTGACGTGTTTCTCGTTTATATTTATGTAAATATTGATTATAAAATGGTGGACGATGACGGGATCGAACCGCCGACCCCCTGCTTGTAAGGCAGGTGCTCTCCCAGCTGAGCTAATCGTCCAAACGGTTTTCAGATGTCAGAAATCGGATGTCAGATTGAATGTTTTCCTTCGAAGTCGTTTTTTTCTCTGACTTCTGATCTCTAGCCTCTAATCTCTGTTATGGTGACCCGTAGGGGATACACTCACTTCGTTCGTGACTACGACATCGTATCGCTGCGTCGCTTTTCTCCTTGCTCTTCGTGTCTCCGACGTCCCCACGCTTGTTGTCACAAGCTGGTTTCGAATCCCTTGATCGAAGTATTGCAAGGATGGTGACCCGTAGGGGATTCGAACCCCTGTTACCGCCGTGAAAGGGCGGTGTCTTAACCACTTGACCAACGGGCCATATAGATATGGTAGCGGCGGAGGGAATCGAACCCCCGACCTCACGGGTATGAACCGTACGCTCTAGCCGGCTGAGCTACGCCGCCACATAGCTTGTACAATACTTCATTAGGATTTCAATTTGTTTGGTTGCGGGGGCAGGACTTGAACCTGCGACCTTCGGGTTATGAGCCCGACGAGCTACCAACTGCTCCACCCCGCGTCAGACAAAATTTATTATATAACGATTTTCTATTCATTGTCAACATATTTTATAATTTTTTTTTGAAAAAAGGGAACCTTGTGAGGAGCATTTCCCATAAGTTTCCCTTTTCACCATATCATAAAAAAGCACACAAAACATTCTTCTGAATTAAATCCTTAAATATATTTATATTATGATGTGATCGATCTTAACCCCTGCGGGCTCCACGACCACCTCTTTTTGAATCTGTGTTCTTCCTTAAATTCGAGAGACGCTCTTCACTATCTTTCAGAAATTTAGATAATTTCTCATCGAAACTTTCATTTGAATGCCTACGAGCTTGAGAACGAGCTGTTTTTGTTTGTTTTTCCTTTACTACGGTTGTTTGGCTAACTGGTTTTTCTTGAGCCTTCTTCATCGAAAGACCAATCTTTCCATCTTTTTCAACGTTAATAACTTTCACAGTGATAATATCATTCACTTTTAAAAATTCATTAACATCCTTTACATAACTATCAGCAATTTCTGAAATGTGAACGAGACCAGTTTCACCACTTGGCAGCTCCACAAATGCTCCGAAATGGGTAATACCAGTGACTTTTCCTTCTAATTTGCTGCCGATTTCAATTGACATGAACTACAAAATCCTCCTTAAGATTATAAAAAAATTAACTAATTGGATTATACCGAAGAGATTAAAATAATGTCAATAAGACGCTTACCCATTATTATTGTGGAGAAATAAAAATGAACTCACCCGGTTTTGATAAAAAATAATATTTCCTAGCAATTTCAGCAATATAATCATCTTTTTGTAATAACAAGATCTGTTTTTCTAATTCTTGCTTCTCTTTCTGTACATTTTGTTCTTGTACCTTTAATTTTTCGATCTTATCCTTTTTTTGTTGAATAACCGTCCATTGATTATATCCTGTATATCCTGCCCAAACCAAAAATAAAAATAGGATGAATAATACCCATTGAAGACGTTTTTTAGAGTTTTTCGTTCCTTGGTTGGTTTTGGCCACAACCATCACTCCCCATCGTCGATGTTTATGACTTTTTCCATCTAAATAACTTCTTCAATAAGGAACGAAATCCTGCTTTTTTCTTGATATTTGTCTTTATTTTTCGGCCCTGTTTTTTTGTTGTTTGATATAATTTGGCTGCGGGAGGTGTTAAAGATTTTTTAAAGAAGCGATAAATACCATATAGACTAGAGATAATAAAACTTCCAAGAACCAAAATCGACTTATAAAGAAAAATAATAGGTTTAATTATGATTAAATGGGTGATTTTTGCGATCAGTTTCCAAAGAGAATAGATGAATGAATAGATGATCAGCCAGAACCGAATCATTTCCTGACTGGTTGTTCGGTAATAAATCCACAAGCTGAACAAAAAGGCAAATATAATCGTAAATCGAAGTTGTCCATGGTTAATCCATAATAAAAGAGCAAAAATCAATAAAGCAGAAAATATACCGAAAAATAGATCAATGAGAAATACAAGCAAAGAAGGCAGCTTCATCTTTCCTTTTAAGACCCGATATCCATCAAAGAAAAAACCAATAAGGAAGCCACTCACGAACATAAATAGAATCGTTTGGAACTGCTGATATAATGTCACTTAAACAACTTGCCAAAGAATCCTTTAGCTTTCTCCTGACCATATCCTTCGTTTAAATACCCCATATCATCAATTAACCCTTCAATGGTTACTCTTCCCTGTTCTAAATCCAAACTTTTGATGTGTAGATTTTGCCCATGAATATGGAGATAGCCGTATTCTGTGTTTAACAAAAACTCTTCACTATCAAAACTTTCAACATCAATAACACCGGTAACTTGAAAATTCTCTCGGTTCATAATGATGATTTGGTGGCTACGGTCTTTCCGTGTTCGATCGTCCATATGAATACCCCCTTTTGGTACATCATATGGCTTGGCTTTTTTTTTTAGAACACAAAATTAGAATGTGAAAATAAAGGACCATTTTTATTATTAAAAAGATTCTGGTATTCTTTCTTCGCTAATGATCTCATACATTTCAACTGCATTTTCTTTTTTGCTACTCTCTAATA
Above is a window of Tepidibacillus fermentans DNA encoding:
- the ftsH gene encoding ATP-dependent zinc metalloprotease FtsH, with protein sequence MNRFLRNTGFYLLILLLTVGIVSFITKPGIKTEQIPFTQFQKELMEGKYSQITARPDGLTFRIEGVYADTTPTNKKEFYTNVPFSEGFLNTLTKAPVKELRFLEPKKDSIWITFLTSIIPFILIFVLFFFLLNQAQGGGSKVMNFGKSRARLYNEEKKKVTFNDVAGADEEKAELEEIVEYLQDPRKFASLGARIPKGVLLVGPPGTGKTLLARAVAGEANVPFFSISGSDFVEMFVGVGASRVRDLFDNAKKNSPCIIFIDEIDAVGRQRGAGLGGGHDEREQTLNQLLVEMDGFGANEGIIIIAATNRPDILDPALLRPGRFDRQITVDRPDVKGREEILKVHARNKPLADDLKLDVLARRTPGFTGADLENVLNEAALLAARKGRKNITMQEVDEAIDRVIAGPEKKSRMISDKEKRIVAYHEAGHTIVGYHLEHADQVHKVTVVPRGSAGGYTVMLPKEDRYFMTKPELLDKIVGLLGGRVAEEIVLGEVSTGAHNDFERATGIARRMVTEFGMSEKLGPMQFGHGQGQVFLGRDFNREPNYSDKIAYEIDMEIKRIIDESYKRCKEVLQAHRDELELVAQTLMVKETLDADEIRQLIENGKLADEKINREIKIQIQGKENRQDQEVQPNDQANQDEKKDE
- the hpt gene encoding hypoxanthine phosphoribosyltransferase codes for the protein MENDIKEILISKEELDQKITELGAILSEEYKDTKPLMVCVLKGAILFMSDLIRKMNIPLEVDFMAVSSYGASTESSGVVRILKDLDRTVEGRDLIIVEDIIDSGLTLSYLVDLLNRRNVKSIKIVTLLDKPHRRKVDLKPDLSGFVIPDEFVVGYGLDYAEEYRNLPFIGVLKPEVYQK
- the tilS gene encoding tRNA lysidine(34) synthetase TilS, whose translation is MLNRVKATIKSYNMISDDRPIIIGVSGGPDSMALLHILTNLVSNPLVVAHLNHQFRGIEANLDAEFVRDQCNKMGIPAVIKEYNVPLYMKEKKLGAQEAARKIRYQFYLETAKEWNAGYLALGHHANDQAETLMMRLIRGTGPHGLSGIPYVREFEGLSIIRPLLDITREEIDQYIKEWSIPYRVDQSNFSTKYFRNEIRLNIIPYLQKYNRKLINHLSQIAKLNQAEDDYMQKVATNELNKSLIEKEKDTYILNVFYLQNLDIALQRRVIHLILSYLNLKEEFTFSHIEKILFLISQSHPSKSLDLPNLRVYREYDKIILKTIKELKHTPYVFEMSIPGVLELPHIKKRIRAYVSEKRNDPSGVWDVFDFHLMKEKKITVRSRRHGDRMQIKGMNGSKKVKDIFIDQKIPKEWRDKQPIIEADGQILWIPGIKRSNLKRISENTESFLYIQLEDL
- a CDS encoding threonine/serine exporter family protein — encoded protein: MSYYLKLLATGFFSTIAFGIIFNVPKKALISGGIIGMFGWVLYSILSVNYGYDIMAATLISTLFVAIISQLLARIKKMPVTVFSIAGIIPLVPGGPAYETMRNFVENEYSIAIKLATKTLLISGAIAFGLIISGVISQTKKRNDQIHVKQSQSDDQIL
- a CDS encoding threonine/serine exporter family protein, yielding MEVCLLAGKLMLANGGETYRVEDTMLRIAQSFLEGEASSYVTPTGIFLTLQEENQQKTKFIRIHLRSIDLNKVVLVNDISRKISDGLMTIDEAYEKLREIEQLNPLYPMWLKTLAAAISSGLFVLMFGGDWKDSFPAIIAGGIGFIIFVLLHDIAKVKFFAEIVTAFLIGLIVSVSTKMGFGTNLDKIIIGSIMPLVPGVLITNAVRDLMAGDLVSGLARGAEALLTALAIGTGIAVILVFFR
- a CDS encoding protein kinase domain-containing protein, which translates into the protein MNLLSKRDKSNDFKAGSLIKGKWNGKQYRVISLLGLGENGQVYLVESQGRQYAMKIVLDTVTFSYEIQMIQRLNEAQGLSLGFSLFDIDDYENQEAEIFPFYVMTYKRGLPLEQFLYGKNEVVYTYTFYRLLKMLQKFHCQRFACGDLKPEHLLVDPFSGEISFVDYGGVTVFFEGIRQYTEIYDRGSWRKGHRLADSHYDLFSATMIFIQLGLGKNKLLQIFRHSRNINEVCDIIPKIKKLRRVIPILKKIIDGEIITVEQAILQVEPMLRHTQSLEERKWKWVEWLFSLSLLFFAVSIYFLLELG
- a CDS encoding VWA domain-containing protein, translating into MRKQLTFQQIILITDGYSNSGISPIEAAKIAYKDGVIIHVIGITDDQKTGVQGITEIEAIAKAGGGYSQIVQVEQVAKTIELFTKKTMNYTIQQVINQQLMQILQHRSYDSLPPNERIEVGKIIDQLSEYSHLKILLLVDRSASMSRKMEKLKEAIYDFQLSIHSRAGDSQIAIAFFPGIENIVDIVLPWTTEISKINPIISKLIPNGNTPTGPALLTSLEYMLPFMKNIDQRQRGVLDEFII